From Methanobacterium congolense, one genomic window encodes:
- a CDS encoding FAD-dependent oxidoreductase: protein MKIVVIGGGPAGRTAAMEASELGADVTLIEKNKIGGKCLNEGCVVVCGLNDVAKYLRNTKKFNEHGIINLNPEINFDKVTGGVKETIGKIRHILEVETREAGVNVVMGDALVEEGYVSVGSERHNYDKLIIGTGAGAFIPPVEGAEHALTYRDVLNIPEVPENLNIVGSGVIAAEFAGIFSAMGSKVRIFCRHSFLKMLDLDIKSYVVEKLLGDVEVLENTPVNAIRPDGLETDDGFFEGTVLLAVGMVPHSDAVKHLVDTGRNGEILVNSKMETSKEGVYAAGDVVGGIGLTPVARMEGVVAARNACGIHAEADYRYVPSSISLQYDVSFLKSESSTGSEGRVSEGHIPGSSGPDTFWRVLDGETGLSKVVFDAETGDINGLFAVSPSGRTTMAYMSKFLRDSYKIHDFDNFVETHPSTDSIYKLIRFLSKFE from the coding sequence TAATGAAGGATGTGTTGTTGTTTGCGGACTCAACGACGTTGCGAAGTACCTAAGGAACACCAAAAAATTCAACGAACATGGGATCATCAATCTGAACCCTGAAATCAATTTTGATAAGGTTACAGGTGGAGTTAAAGAAACAATAGGCAAAATAAGGCATATTCTTGAGGTTGAAACTCGTGAAGCAGGTGTTAACGTTGTCATGGGTGATGCCTTGGTTGAGGAGGGTTACGTTTCAGTGGGCAGTGAACGCCACAATTACGATAAACTCATCATAGGAACAGGTGCAGGTGCGTTCATTCCCCCAGTGGAAGGCGCTGAACATGCACTGACCTACAGAGATGTTCTCAACATTCCAGAGGTTCCTGAAAACCTCAACATCGTGGGCAGTGGAGTTATAGCTGCAGAATTTGCAGGTATATTCTCAGCAATGGGCTCCAAAGTAAGGATCTTCTGCAGGCACAGTTTTTTGAAGATGCTCGACCTAGATATCAAAAGTTACGTGGTTGAAAAGTTACTTGGGGATGTTGAAGTGCTTGAAAACACTCCAGTTAATGCTATTCGTCCAGATGGACTCGAAACTGATGATGGTTTTTTTGAGGGAACCGTTCTCCTTGCAGTGGGTATGGTGCCCCACTCTGATGCAGTGAAGCACTTGGTTGATACTGGGAGAAATGGAGAGATACTGGTTAACAGCAAGATGGAAACAAGTAAAGAGGGTGTTTATGCTGCAGGGGATGTGGTTGGTGGAATAGGGTTAACTCCAGTAGCCCGTATGGAGGGAGTTGTTGCTGCAAGGAACGCCTGTGGAATTCATGCTGAGGCAGATTATAGATACGTACCAAGTTCCATATCACTCCAATACGATGTCAGTTTCCTGAAATCTGAATCTTCCACAGGTTCTGAGGGCAGAGTTTCTGAAGGGCACATACCCGGGTCTTCAGGTCCCGACACATTTTGGAGGGTTCTTGATGGGGAAACTGGTTTGAGCAAGGTTGTTTTTGATGCTGAAACTGGAGATATAAATGGTTTGTTTGCAGTATCACCCTCTGGACGTACAACAATGGCTTACATGTCCAAATTTTTAAGGGACAGTTACAAAATCCATGATTTCGATAACTTCGTTGAAACCCATCCCTCAACCGATTCCATTTACAAGCTCATAAGGTTTCTCTCGAAGTTCGAGTGA